A stretch of Ipomoea triloba cultivar NCNSP0323 chromosome 11, ASM357664v1 DNA encodes these proteins:
- the LOC115997540 gene encoding LOW QUALITY PROTEIN: NDR1/HIN1-like protein 12 (The sequence of the model RefSeq protein was modified relative to this genomic sequence to represent the inferred CDS: inserted 2 bases in 1 codon; deleted 1 base in 1 codon) has protein sequence MGDGEEQKKHKYGGAGRALCAFLLIFLILGAITLLILWLIYRPTKPKFTLVSLAIYQLNLTPPPFLSATIQFTLLTRNSHPRLSTTIYNHLSAFVSYKNEAITPAVSLPPLXLTVAISPVLDRGPVPVSVSMLNGLVMDEAYGMVALRLVFKGKLRYKGGAIKSRRYSVYVQCDLLVGFNTEFGAAQLSLLPSSSPQCNTHM, from the exons ATGGGAGATGGTGAGGAGCAGAAGAAGCACAAGTACGGCGGCGCAGGCAGAGCCCTGTGcgctttcctcctcattttcttgattttaggTGCCATCACTCTACTCATCCTATGGCTGATTTACCGCCCCACCAAGCCCAAGTTCACGCTAGTAAGCCTCGCCATCTACCAGCTCAACCTCACGCCTCCGCCTTTCCTGTCCGCCACCATACAGTTCACGCTCCTCACCAGGAACTCCCACCCCCGCCTCTCC ACCACTATATATAATCATCTCTCGGCTTTTGTTTCGTACAAGAACGAGGCGATCACGCCGGCGGTGAGCCTGCCCCCTCT TCTCACGGTGGCCATCTCTCCTGTGCTGGATAGGGGGCCGGTGCCCGTGTCGGTGTCGATGCTGAACGGATTGGTGATGGATGAGGCGTATGGGATGGTGGCCTTGAGGCTGGTCTTCAAGGGGAAGTTGAGATACAAGGGTGGAGCCATAAAGAGCCGACGCTATAGCGTGTATGTCCAGTGTGACTTGCTGGTTGGGTTTAACACAGAATTTGGTGCTGCTCAACTCTCTCtgcttccttcttcttctccgcAATGCAACACCCACATGTGA
- the LOC115996822 gene encoding conserved oligomeric Golgi complex subunit 4 — MAAATPKGDSGEDSSTANLSLNFGTPEALEHVRKLTDVGAMTRLLHECIAYQRAIDLELETVLSQRSDLDKQLSGLQKSAQVLDIVKADSDHLLSNVGSTSLLADQVSAKVRQLDLAQSRVNDTLLRIDAIVHRSNCLDGVQKALDSEDFESAANYIQSFLQIDAKYRDSSGSEQREQLLASKKQLEAIVRRRLAAAVDQRDHPTVLRFIRLYSPLGLEEEGLQVYVGYLKKVIAMRSRLEFEQLVDSMSDLNQQAQPPNQNPLNFVASLTNLFKDIVLAIEENDEILRSLCGEDAIVYAICELQEECDSRGSMILKKYMEYRKLAILTSEINSYKSNLLSVGVEGPDPREIEIYLEEILSLAQLGEDYTEYMVSKISGLSSVDPELGPRATKAFRSGTFSKIVQDITGYYVILEGYFMVENVRKAIKIDEHVLDSLTTSMVDDVFYVLQSCCQRSISTSNINSVIAVLSSAVSLLGGEYSEALQQKTREPNLGAKLFLGGVGVQKTGTEIATALNNMDVSSEYVLKLRHEIEEQCTEAFPAPAHRERVKSCVSELNEMSNSFKKALNVGMEQLVSTVTPRIRPVLDNVATISYEISEAEYADNEVNDPWVQRLLHAVESNVAWLQPLMTANNYDTFIHLVIDFIVKRLEVIMLQKRFSQLGGLQLDRDVRALVSHFSGMTQRTVRDKFARLTQMATILNLEKVSEILDFWGENSGPMTWRLTPAEVRRVLGLRVDFKPEAIAALKL, encoded by the exons ATGGCTGCTGCGACTCCCAAAGGAGACTCCGGCGAAGATTCCTCCACGGCGAATTTATCATTGAATTTCGGGACTCCGGAGGCATTGGAGCACGTGCGCAAGCTCACTGATGTGGGAGCCATGACTCGTCTTCTCCATGAGTGCATCGCCTACCAACGGGCCATAGATCTCGAACTGGAGACCGTTCTTTCCCAGCGCTCCGATCTCGACAAGCAGCTTTCCGGCTTGCAAAAATCCGCTCAAGTTCTCGACATTGTCAAGGCGGATTCCGATCACCTCCTCTCCAACGTTGGCTCTACTTCCCTCCTTGCCGATCAGGTCAGTGCCAAGGTCCGCCAGCTCGATCTCGCCCAATCTCGCGTCAATGATACCCTCCTTCGCATCGACGCCATTGTCCACCGCTCCAACTGCCTCGACGGTGTCCAAAAAGCCCTCGATTCTGAGGATTTTGAATCCGCTGCCAACTATATCCAGTCCTTCCTCCAGATCGACGCCAAGTACAGGGACTCCTCCGGTTCTGAACAGAGAGAGCAACTCCTCGCCTCCAAGAAGCAACTCGAAGCCATTGTCCGCCGGAGACTGGCTGCTGCGGTTGATCAGCGGGACCACCCCACTGTTCTACGATTCATCCGTCTCTACTCACCGCTGGGACTGGAGGAGGAAGGCCTGCAGGTGTACGTGGGCTATCTGAAAAAGGTTATTGCAATGAGATCTCGACTCGAATTTGAGCAATTAGTGGACAGTATGAGCGACCTCAACCAGCAAGCGCAACCCCCGAATCAAAATCCGCTTAATTTTGTGGCTTCTTTGACAAATCTTTTCAAAGACATTGTATTGGCTATagaagaaaatgatgaaattttgAGGAGCTTATGCGGAGAGGATGCCATTGTTTATGCCATTTGCGAGCTCCAAGAAGAGTGCGACTCTCGGGGTTCCATGATTTTGAAGAAGTACATGGAATATAGAAAATTAGCCATATTGACTTCAGAGATTAATTCTTACAAGAGCAATCTGCTTTCAGTGGGAGTTGAAGGGCCAGACCCTAGGGAGATAGAAATATATTTGGAGGAGATATTGTCTTTGGCTCAGTTGGGTGAGGATTACACAGAGTACATGGTTTCAAAGATTAGTGGTTTGAGTTCTGTTGATCCTGAACTAGGTCCTCGAGCCACCAAAGCTTTTAGGAGTGGTACTTTCAGTAAAATTGTTCAGGACATCACTGGTTATTATGTTATATTGGAGGGGTACTTCATGGTTGAAAATGTTAGGAAAGCTATAAAGATAGATGAGCATGTGCTTGATTCTCTCACGACTTCCATGGTGGACGATGTATTCTATGTTCTTCAGAGTTGTTGTCAAAGATCTATATCTACTTCAAATATCAATTCTGTGATTGCTGTTTTAAGCAGCGCGGTGAGTTTGTTGGGTGGCGAGTACAGTGAGGCTTTGCAGCAGAAGACTAGGGAGCCTAATCTTGGTGCAAAGTTGTTCTTGGGTGGAGTTGGTGTGCAAAAGACTGGTACAGAGATTGCCACAGCTTTGAACAACATGGATGTGAGTAGTGAGTATGTGCTAAAACTACGCCATGAGATTGAAGAGCAATGCACAGAG GCATTTCCTGCTCCTGCCCATAGAGAGAGAGTTAAATCTTGCGTATCTGAATTGAATGAAATGAGCAATAGTTTCAAGAAAGCCTTGAATGTTGGAATGGAACAACTTGTGAGTACAGTGACACCTCGAATTCGACCAGTGTTAGATAATGTGGCAACCATCAGCTATGAAATCTCTGAGGCAGAATATGCTGATAATGAGGTGAATGACCCATGGGTTCAAAGGCTTCTTCATGCTGTAGAGAGCAATGTAGCCTGGCTCCAGCCGTTAATGACTGCCAATAATTATGATACATTCAtacatttggtcattgactttATTGTTAAAAGGCTGGAAGTGATAATGTTGCAAAAGAGATTCAGTCAACTTGGAGGCCTGCAACTTGACAGAGATGTTCGGGCACTGGTCAGTCATTTCTCTGGCATGACCCAGAGGACTGTTAGGGACAAATTCGCTCGACTTACCCAGATGGCGACTATACTGAATTTAGAGAAGGTCTCAGAGATTCTGGATTTCTGGGGTGAAAACTCAGGACCCATGACATGGAGACTAACTCCAGCTGAAGTCAGAAGAGTGTTGGGACTAAGGGTTGACTTTAAGCCTGAAGCAATTGCTGCTCTCAAATTATAA